From one Chromatiaceae bacterium genomic stretch:
- a CDS encoding baseplate J/gp47 family protein, whose product MYQPLAYPEILTRLVAHVRASNDSLTDFNVGSVTRSWLEATAIGLDELWMGATQAINEAIPQAVFSGFDFGKLPATYALGEVTFYLTALQTNDVIIPAGTRVRLLGGSAEYLTLASATIPTGSYEVTTLARAAQSGPDANAEVGGLSVIVNGTAEMITAAVDGTNRQPILNGRYEETDAEQRARFTAYIASLARGTLGALEYGARLAMLEEDGIIVEQVRHVAIVETPGRVELYLHNGAGSTTPALVARTQALIDGYRDDTQDLIVPGYRPAGMAVVCQAITDVPLTVTATVTLAAGYELADVRVQAQAALVSLLRYFSGAQLTVPTIINTLYGVPGIADVTLLAPLVSQAYAIHQRPVYGTVTLTEA is encoded by the coding sequence ATGTACCAGCCGCTCGCCTACCCGGAAATTCTGACGCGCCTGGTCGCCCATGTGCGCGCCAGCAACGACAGCCTCACCGATTTTAACGTCGGCTCGGTAACGCGCTCCTGGCTCGAGGCCACCGCCATCGGCCTGGATGAGCTGTGGATGGGGGCCACGCAGGCCATCAACGAGGCCATTCCCCAAGCGGTCTTCTCCGGCTTCGACTTCGGCAAGCTGCCCGCCACTTACGCGCTGGGTGAGGTGACGTTTTACCTCACCGCCCTGCAAACCAACGACGTCATCATCCCGGCGGGGACCCGGGTGCGCCTGTTGGGGGGCAGCGCCGAATACCTGACCCTGGCCAGCGCTACCATCCCCACCGGCAGCTACGAGGTCACCACCCTGGCCCGTGCCGCTCAGTCGGGACCTGACGCCAATGCCGAGGTCGGTGGGCTGTCGGTGATCGTCAACGGCACGGCGGAGATGATCACGGCCGCGGTCGACGGCACCAATCGCCAACCGATCCTCAACGGGCGCTACGAAGAGACCGACGCCGAGCAGCGGGCACGCTTCACCGCCTATATCGCCAGCCTGGCGCGCGGCACCCTGGGCGCCCTGGAGTACGGAGCGCGGCTGGCGATGCTGGAGGAGGACGGGATCATTGTCGAGCAAGTGCGCCATGTCGCCATCGTCGAGACCCCGGGACGGGTGGAACTCTATCTGCACAACGGGGCTGGCAGTACCACCCCGGCCCTGGTGGCGCGCACCCAGGCCCTGATTGACGGCTATCGTGATGACACCCAGGACCTCATCGTCCCCGGGTATCGCCCGGCGGGGATGGCGGTGGTATGCCAGGCCATTACCGATGTGCCGCTGACGGTGACCGCTACCGTGACCCTGGCCGCCGGCTATGAGCTGGCGGACGTGCGGGTGCAGGCGCAGGCCGCCCTGGTCAGCCTGCTGCGCTATTTCAGCGGCGCGCAGTTGACCGTGCCGACGATCATCAACACCCTCTACGGGGTGCCCGGTATCGCCGACGTGACCCTGCTGGCGCCCTTGGTCAGCCAGGCGTATGCCATCCACCAGCGCCCGGTGTATGGCACTGTCACCCTGACGGAGGCGTAG
- a CDS encoding LysM peptidoglycan-binding domain-containing protein, with protein sequence MARVTDMPVRIGDTLPSLAQRVLGDGLRWRELVALNNLKPPYLVSSLDPLDRLPSTVLWGDWIKVPAQAINASVVTGEEALGQDVRLDKGRLTTTNGDLNLVLGGANFSQALRHRVTVPYGSFPAPSHLWLRNLLHPGGGQ encoded by the coding sequence ATGGCGCGCGTAACCGATATGCCGGTACGGATCGGCGACACCCTGCCCAGTCTGGCGCAGCGGGTGCTCGGCGATGGTCTGCGCTGGCGGGAGCTGGTGGCCCTCAACAACCTCAAGCCCCCGTATTTGGTGTCGTCCCTGGACCCCCTGGATCGCCTGCCCAGTACCGTGCTGTGGGGCGACTGGATCAAGGTCCCCGCCCAGGCTATCAACGCCAGCGTGGTGACCGGGGAAGAGGCCCTGGGGCAGGATGTGCGCCTGGATAAAGGGCGCCTGACGACCACTAACGGCGACCTGAATCTGGTGCTGGGCGGGGCGAACTTTAGTCAGGCCCTGCGCCATCGGGTGACGGTCCCCTACGGTAGCTTTCCTGCCCCATCCCACCTATGGCTGCGAAATCTACTCCATCCTGGGGGTGGGCAATAA
- a CDS encoding PAAR domain-containing protein, with the protein MPSIAHLGDTTTHFGTVVTASDDVKAEGRGVARIGDWVFCPMRGTPENPDGPIHGLVQIVTGASTVIVNSRGVATHGSLCTCGAAVISTGTVNVE; encoded by the coding sequence ATGCCCTCGATCGCGCATCTGGGGGACACCACCACCCATTTTGGCACCGTGGTCACCGCCTCGGATGATGTCAAAGCTGAAGGGCGAGGCGTGGCGCGCATTGGCGACTGGGTGTTTTGCCCCATGCGCGGCACGCCCGAGAATCCCGATGGCCCCATCCACGGGCTGGTGCAGATTGTCACCGGCGCCAGTACCGTGATCGTCAACAGCCGCGGGGTGGCAACGCACGGCTCCCTCTGTACCTGTGGCGCGGCGGTCATCAGCACCGGCACGGTCAACGTCGAGTGA